The Arcobacter sp. CECT 8986 DNA window TTATTAAACTCTTTTGCACTTTTTGTTTCATCTAAATTCCATATTCTTAAATTTATAAAATATTCATGTCTATTTTGTTGAGCAAATTTAATAAATTTTATAATTGGATTTAAATACTCATCTAAACTTTTTTTGTGAGAGTTTGCATTATATGAGTTAATTGAAAAGTTTATTTGTTTGATTGTGCTATTTAATAAAGCTTCATAATGCTTTTCATTTATATTATTTGCAGTTGTTGTTATATTTACTTTTAAATTATTCTTTTTACTAATATTTAGATAATCATTTAAATTTGATAAAACTAAAGGATCTCCAACTATATGGTAAGCTAACTCTTTTGTATACTCTTTTAATTGATGATTCAAATCATCAAACTTTTCTAAACTCATTGTGGCCGTTGGCTTAATTTTAGGAGGACAAAATGTACATTTTAAATTACAAATATTTGTTATTTCAATATGAACTTTTCTAAATTTTTTTATAAATAGACCTTTGTTTTTTTATGATTGTATCAAATATCAACTAAAAGAAAAACCCTCCATAGCAAAACTATGAAGGGCTTCAGGAAAATAAGTATATATAGTGTTTAACTGTAAATTGCTCTAAAGCACCAAAAGCCTATGTAAAACCTTTCACAAAAGATTACATACCTTTACCATATTAATGGTGGTGTTGGTTGTAAAATTTACAAACATCAACTACTATTTCAAATACCTTTTGTTACAGTAGTTTTACAAAAAGCTTCGTAATAATTATCATTCAATATTACACCTCCTTGTATTCTTTAACTATGAAAATTTTATACTTTAAAATATTAAAAAAAATACTCTGATTTAAATTAGTTACTAAAATTAAAGTTCAAAATTTCTTTAGTTCTTTTTTGCTATAAATTCATTTACTAAAAGGATTTTAATGAAAGATTTTATAAATAACATTCCAAAAGCTGAATTACATTTACATATTGAAGGTACATTAGAGCCTGAATTAATGTTTAAATTAGCTAAAAAGAATAGTGTTGAACTTGAATACAAAACAATAGAAGATATAAAAAATGCTTATAACTTTACCAATTTACAGTCTTTTTTAGATATTTATTACAGTGGTGCTAAAGTTCTTTTAACACAAGAAGATTTTTATGAGCTAACTTATGAGTATTTAAAAAGATGTAAACAAGACAATGTAATACATACAGAAATATTTTTTGACCCACAAACGCATACAGCAAGAAATATAGATTTTAAAACAGTAATTTTAGGAATAACTAAAGCACTTGAAGATGGAAAAAATGAATTAGGGATAAGTTCAAAATTAATCATGTGCTTTTTAAGACATTTAAGTCAAGAAGATGCTTTTAAAACATTAGAAGAAGCAGTAGAATTTAAAGAAAAAATTACAGGAATTGGTCTTGATTCTTCAGAATTAGGAAATCCTCCTGCAAAATTTAAAGATGTTTTCAAAAAAGCTAAAGAGCTTGGATTTAAACTTGTAGCACATGCTGGTGAAGAAGGAAGTTATGAATATATAAATGATGCACTTGATTTATTAAATATTAATAGAATTGACCATGGAGTTCAAGCAATTAATAGTAAAAAATTAATGCAAAGATTAAAAGATGAGCAAATTGCACTAACAGTTTGTCCACTATCAAATACAAAGCTAAAAGTTTTCAATGATATGAAAGAGCACAATATAAAAAAAATGTTGGATTATGGATTGAATGTAACAGTTAATTCAGATGACCCATCTTATTTTGGTGGATATATGAATGATAACTTTCATGCAATTACAAATAGTTTAGATTTAACAAAAGAAGATATTATAAAACTTGTAAAAAACTCTTTTAACTCTTCATTTATAACAAAAGAAGAAAAAGAAAATTTCATCAAAAAAGTTGATGAGTTTGTAAAAAACAATTAAGAGGAAATCTCCTCTTAAATTGCAGTTAGTTTTCTATACTCATCTAAAGCAAAATCATCTGTCATTCCAGAAATATAATCAATTATTAATCTTGCTCTATAATACCACTCTAATAAATTAAATTTTTGTTTATCTTTTTTGTCTAACTCTTCAATAGCTTTTGAGTATGCAACAATATGTTTTGAAGACAATCGACCTATTAATCGTGCTGAAACAAAACAATCTATTCTTTGTTTTGATACAAGTTTTAAAAAGTCTTCACTTGAAAGTTCTAAAATTGGTTTATAACAATTTAATAACCCATGTAATATTGCATGACCTTTTAACTCTAATGCTTGTTTTTCTTTATTATTATAAATATATTTAATTGATATATTTTGTAAAACTTCAATTGCAAGTGAATATTTATTTGTTTTATCAAAATCTAAAATAGCTTTATTAAAAGTTCCATCAAAAATTGCTTGATGATTATTTAAATATACTTGAGCAACATATCTTACTAAATGATTAATCAAACTAGCTCTTGTCAAAGTTAAAAATAGATTGAACTGATAAGGTTCATCTTCTTGCTCTTTTGCTTTTTTATAATATTTTTCTATTAAGTCTAATAAAAAAGTCTCTTCTTTATCATATTTTTTATTTACTTTTTTACACTCTTTTACAACATAATTATATAAATCATCTAAAGTAAATACACCTTTATCAACTGCATCTTCAATATCTGCTGTTAAATATGAGATATCATCTGCTGCTTCCATAATATATGTAAGAGGAAATCTACACCCTTTTTGCATTTGTAAAGAGTCACAAACTTTTTTAACAAACTCTTTTTCAGAGTAGTAAAATCCTGGTTTTTTCTTTAGATAATTTAAAGTATCATCATCTTTTGGTCTTTTTTCAAAAGCACCTCTTGTATATTTTAAAACAGATGCAGTTTGAGAATAAGATAGATTTAATCTTTGAAGATATTTTATTATTCTTATTGCTTGTGCATTACCATCAAAATTTGTAATATCTCTTACTAATTTTTCTTTCAAAGATCTATTCTCTTTTTTGATTTTAGGATATAGTTTTTCTAGGCAATCAACACCTTCATTTTTCATCCAATCATTTATTGAAAGTTCTGCAAAGTGCCCAAAAGGAGGATTTCCAATATCATGCAACAAACTTGACATTTCAGAAATTGAAACAAAAGCATTTTCTAAATTGTTTAAATTATATTTTTCAAAATTACCTTGTTTTTTTATCTCATCTAAAATTGTTTTTGCTATATATCTTGAGTTTTGTTGTACTTCTATTGAGTGAGTTAATCTACTTCTTACTGCTGCATTTAACTCCAATGGAAAAACTTGCGTTCTTTTTTGTAGTCTTCTAAAAGCAGGAGTTGAAATAATTCTTCCTCTATCACTTTCAACAGAATTATCAATATCACTAATAGGATAAACTTCTCTAGTTGTATTTAATTTTTTTGTATAGTCAATCATTATAAAATTCTTTTTTTGTTTTTAAACCAAATTATAACTTATTTGCAGTTATAATTGCATTTTGAAAAAAAGGAATAATTAATGGAAATGCTTTTAAACGAGTACGATATGGTAGTTGGTGCCAAATTTGATAATGGTACAATTCAAGATTATGTAGATGATAAAAATACTTATGGTCTTGTAAGAATAGAAGATTCAACTGTAAATTGGTTTTTATATAATGAAGTAGACAGTGATGATGACTCAAAAAAACTATATGAAGACGTTATTAAAAAAGAGCATTTTATCCACGATGAATTTGGTGAAAAAATAGTTCTTTTTAATAAAGTAGGCAAAATTACATTTGAAGAATTCATAAAAAAAATCAATGAATATATTGATGATGGATTGGGACAAATAATATAAAGCTTAGATTATTTTCTAAGCTTTATTTTTTCTAATATTTGTAATAGTTTCTCCACCTATTGAATAATTATCTGTATTAATCTCTTCTATAATAACAACAGCATTTTTTGAACTTCTTTTAAAAACTTCTTCAAAGTCATTTGCTATTTTTTTTGCAAATAGTTCTTTTTGTTCTTTTGTTGCACCACCATCTTCATGAGTCATTTTTACATTAATTACTGGCATATTTTTTCTCCTTATTTTTATTAAAATACAATACAAGTACTCCTAAAAAAAGAATAAAAGCAGTCAAATATAAACTACTATCATAACTTTTATATTCATTTATTAGTGCAACAGAATATAAAGGTGCACTAATTTGCCCTATTCCATAAGAGCTAGTTAATGCTCCCATCAAAAATGCTGGATTTGATTTTGCTATTTTTCCACCCAAATTTAAAAATAGTGCTACTAAAGCTATAAAAGTTGCTCCATATAAAAAAGCACTCAATAGATTAAAGAACATACTATTTGTCATAGTTGGTATCAAAATACTAATAATTAATAAAAGCATACAAACTAAAATTATATTTGAACTTCCATATTTATAAGCTAACCTCATCCAAATTATACAAGAAGGAATTCCAGCAATTCCTGCTAAAAGCCAACTATTTGAACCTAAACCTTCCAAGCCTTTTATACTATTAATAATATCAGGTAAAAATGTTGCTTGAACAACAAAACCAACACCAACAGTAAAATATGAAAAAATTAAAACAATAATAAAAGAATCAAATTTAACTGCATTAGTTTTTATCTTTGTAAAATTAACTCCTTTTTGCTCATCTAAAATATAAAAACTATAAAAAGATAAAATAACAGCTACTATTGTTAAAACAATCCATGAATATTCCCAACTTGCATAATTTAATACAACTCTACTTACTATATCTGCAACAACCATAGAAAAACCAATACCAGAAAAGTGTATTCCCATAGCTTTAGTTTTGTCATCAAATTTTAATCTGCTCATAACTAATGATGAACCAATAACCATAAGCATTGATGATCCAAAACCTGCTATAAATCTAGAAATAATCCATAAAAAATCATCTGTATTTAATCCCAAAATTAAAGTTGTAATAATACTTATAAATAACCCTATTCTAAAAAGTAGTACTTTTTGTTTTATGCTTTTTATAAAAATAGCAAAAATCGCTCCTAATAAATAACCAAAATAGTTAATAGAAGCTAAAACACCTGCAAAACTAATATCAATTCTATTTTCTAACATGGCAGGCAATAAGGAAGTAAAAGAAAATCTAGCTACTCCCATACCAATTATTAAAGCAAAGATTCCAGCAATAATTATATTTGTATTACTTTTTTTATCAAAAAAATTAATCATTTTATTTCTCATTTTTAAATTTTTGGTATAATATCACTAAAAATGATACTTTGTCAAATAACTAATCACTATAAGTGATATAAGGAACAGTGATGGACTCAAACCTTTTAAAAGTCTTTTTAAGTGTAGCAAACAACCGTAGCTTTTCTAAAGCATCAGTAGAATTAAACTGTGCACAATCAAATGTAACAGCAAGAATAAAACAATTAGAAAAAAGTATTGATAAAACTCTTTTTTATAGAAGTTCAAAAGGAATAATATTAACAGATATTGCAAAAAAGCTACTTCCATATGCAAATGAAGTAGTAAATAGTATAAATAAAGCAGAAGATTTTTTAAAACATATTGACCATGAAGAGACTCTAAAAATTGGTTCAACAGAATCAAATGCAGCAACAAGAATAGTAACACTACTAAATAAAATACATACAAAATATCCAAAAATGAATTTAGAATTAACTACTTCTCCAACAGAAGATTTAAAAGAGCTACTAATAAATTATAAAATTGATATTGCTTTTATAAGTGGTAAACCTCAAGAAAAAGAGTTTAAAATATTAAAAGAGTATAAAGAAGAGTTAGTATTACTAAAATCAAAAAAAAATAAACACTCAAATAATATCTTATCATTTAAAAAAGGTTGCACTTATAAACAATATATTGAAGATTATTTAAAAGAGCAAAATCTAAAATATAAAAATATAGAGTTTGGAAGTTTAGAAACAATCTTAGGTTGTGTAAAAATAGGAATGGGAGTATCAATTTTACCTCTAAGTGTGATAAAAAAATTAAATCTTGAAGATGAATTATATATAGAAAATTTACCAGAATATATGAAAAATATCCATACATATATGATATGTAGAGTTGATAATGAACCTTTAATATCTAACTATTTAAAAAAACAAGATTTATAATGTTATAATTCGCAAATTATAATAAAAAAAGGACTTACTATCGAAAATTTTGGTTCAATAAAATTATCAAAAGAGATTTTAAAAGCATTAAGTGAAAAAGGTTATGAAAACCCAACTTCTGTACAAAAGAAAACTATTCCTGTTATATTAAACGGAAAAGATATTATAGCTTCAGCTAAAAGTGGTACAGGAAAAACTGCTGCTTTTTTACTTCCTATAATAGAAAAACTAAAAGATGAGATTGATTATACTAAAAAAAGAGTTCCAAGAGTTCTTATTATTGTACCTACAAGAGAGTTAGTAAAACAGATATCTCAAAATTTAAAAGATTATGCTAAATATTTAGATATAAAACAAAGTGTTGCATTTGGTGGAGTAAACAATAAAGTTCAAGCTCAAAAAATACAAAATGGAACAGATATTATTATTGCAACTCCTGGAAGATTAATTGACCATATTCAAAACAATGCAGTTAATATTTCAAGTGTAAATCATATTGTTTTAGATGAAGCAGATACTATGCTTGATATGGGATTTTTAAAAGAAATAGAAACAATACTTGCTCAAACAAGTACATATAAACAAATAATGATGTTTTCTGCAACAATATCTCAAAATGTAAAAAAATTAGCAAAAGATTATTTAAATAATCCAACTGTAATTGAACTAACAGATGTAAGACAAAGAGTAAACATAATTGAACATACAGCATATAAAGTAGATAGTTTTAAAAAAATAGAGATGCTATCTTACTTAATTGGTTCAAAAAACTACGAAAGAGTATTAGTATTTGTAAATACAAAAAAAGCAGCAGATGAAATTACGGAACATTTTAATTTAGATGGATTAAAAACGTTATGTATGCATGGAGATATCAAACAATCTGGAAGAAATAAAGCTATAAAACAGTTTAAAAGTGGAGAAATTAGAGTTCTAGTTGCAACTGATATTGCAGCAAGAGGAATTGATATTGAAGATTTAGAGTATGTAGTGAACTTTGAATTACCACAAAGTACTGATGACTTTACTCACAGAGTAGGAAGAACAGGAAGAGCAAATAAAAAAGGTAATGCAATTACTTTGATTTGTGCAAAAGAGTATAAAGAGTTAGAAAAAATTGAAAAAGATTTAATGATTACTATAAAAAGAGAAGTTTTAGAAGGTTTTGAATTAACTGAAAAACAACCAAGACTATTTAAACCTAAAAAGAAAAAACTAACTCAAAAGAAAAAAGTTGAAAAGAAACCTACAAAAAAAGTAGCATCTAAAAAAACAACAAAAAGAGATGAGAATAGAAGCTTTAGGAGAAAATAGATGAAATCAATAAATATTGCAATTACAACTCCAGCACTATTATTTCCTGCTATATCATTGCTTTTATTAGCATATACAAATAGATTTTTGACAACTGGTCAATTAATTAGAGGATTAAGTGCAAATGCAAGAGATGGTAAAGTTCCAAGAGCATCAAAGCAGATTAAAAACTTAAAAAAA harbors:
- a CDS encoding radical SAM/SPASM domain-containing protein; protein product: MKKFRKVHIEITNICNLKCTFCPPKIKPTATMSLEKFDDLNHQLKEYTKELAYHIVGDPLVLSNLNDYLNISKKNNLKVNITTTANNINEKHYEALLNSTIKQINFSINSYNANSHKKSLDEYLNPIIKFIKFAQQNRHEYFINLRIWNLDETKSAKEFNKKVFNKINSEFNTNIDIEDVYKTRPKNIRIDRKIFFNFDEYFNWPNLKNDLVSTKGFCYGLDSHFGILSSGEVVPCCLDQNACINLGNINEKPIKDILSSKRVKNIQTGFRNNIVVEELCQKCEYRTRFDKKD
- a CDS encoding adenosine deaminase — encoded protein: MKDFINNIPKAELHLHIEGTLEPELMFKLAKKNSVELEYKTIEDIKNAYNFTNLQSFLDIYYSGAKVLLTQEDFYELTYEYLKRCKQDNVIHTEIFFDPQTHTARNIDFKTVILGITKALEDGKNELGISSKLIMCFLRHLSQEDAFKTLEEAVEFKEKITGIGLDSSELGNPPAKFKDVFKKAKELGFKLVAHAGEEGSYEYINDALDLLNINRIDHGVQAINSKKLMQRLKDEQIALTVCPLSNTKLKVFNDMKEHNIKKMLDYGLNVTVNSDDPSYFGGYMNDNFHAITNSLDLTKEDIIKLVKNSFNSSFITKEEKENFIKKVDEFVKNN
- the dgt gene encoding dGTPase is translated as MIDYTKKLNTTREVYPISDIDNSVESDRGRIISTPAFRRLQKRTQVFPLELNAAVRSRLTHSIEVQQNSRYIAKTILDEIKKQGNFEKYNLNNLENAFVSISEMSSLLHDIGNPPFGHFAELSINDWMKNEGVDCLEKLYPKIKKENRSLKEKLVRDITNFDGNAQAIRIIKYLQRLNLSYSQTASVLKYTRGAFEKRPKDDDTLNYLKKKPGFYYSEKEFVKKVCDSLQMQKGCRFPLTYIMEAADDISYLTADIEDAVDKGVFTLDDLYNYVVKECKKVNKKYDKEETFLLDLIEKYYKKAKEQEDEPYQFNLFLTLTRASLINHLVRYVAQVYLNNHQAIFDGTFNKAILDFDKTNKYSLAIEVLQNISIKYIYNNKEKQALELKGHAILHGLLNCYKPILELSSEDFLKLVSKQRIDCFVSARLIGRLSSKHIVAYSKAIEELDKKDKQKFNLLEWYYRARLIIDYISGMTDDFALDEYRKLTAI
- a CDS encoding tautomerase family protein, with the translated sequence MPVINVKMTHEDGGATKEQKELFAKKIANDFEEVFKRSSKNAVVIIEEINTDNYSIGGETITNIRKNKA
- a CDS encoding YbfB/YjiJ family MFS transporter — translated: MRNKMINFFDKKSNTNIIIAGIFALIIGMGVARFSFTSLLPAMLENRIDISFAGVLASINYFGYLLGAIFAIFIKSIKQKVLLFRIGLFISIITTLILGLNTDDFLWIISRFIAGFGSSMLMVIGSSLVMSRLKFDDKTKAMGIHFSGIGFSMVVADIVSRVVLNYASWEYSWIVLTIVAVILSFYSFYILDEQKGVNFTKIKTNAVKFDSFIIVLIFSYFTVGVGFVVQATFLPDIINSIKGLEGLGSNSWLLAGIAGIPSCIIWMRLAYKYGSSNIILVCMLLLIISILIPTMTNSMFFNLLSAFLYGATFIALVALFLNLGGKIAKSNPAFLMGALTSSYGIGQISAPLYSVALINEYKSYDSSLYLTAFILFLGVLVLYFNKNKEKKYASN
- a CDS encoding LysR family transcriptional regulator; the protein is MDSNLLKVFLSVANNRSFSKASVELNCAQSNVTARIKQLEKSIDKTLFYRSSKGIILTDIAKKLLPYANEVVNSINKAEDFLKHIDHEETLKIGSTESNAATRIVTLLNKIHTKYPKMNLELTTSPTEDLKELLINYKIDIAFISGKPQEKEFKILKEYKEELVLLKSKKNKHSNNILSFKKGCTYKQYIEDYLKEQNLKYKNIEFGSLETILGCVKIGMGVSILPLSVIKKLNLEDELYIENLPEYMKNIHTYMICRVDNEPLISNYLKKQDL
- a CDS encoding DEAD/DEAH box helicase translates to MLKALSEKGYENPTSVQKKTIPVILNGKDIIASAKSGTGKTAAFLLPIIEKLKDEIDYTKKRVPRVLIIVPTRELVKQISQNLKDYAKYLDIKQSVAFGGVNNKVQAQKIQNGTDIIIATPGRLIDHIQNNAVNISSVNHIVLDEADTMLDMGFLKEIETILAQTSTYKQIMMFSATISQNVKKLAKDYLNNPTVIELTDVRQRVNIIEHTAYKVDSFKKIEMLSYLIGSKNYERVLVFVNTKKAADEITEHFNLDGLKTLCMHGDIKQSGRNKAIKQFKSGEIRVLVATDIAARGIDIEDLEYVVNFELPQSTDDFTHRVGRTGRANKKGNAITLICAKEYKELEKIEKDLMITIKREVLEGFELTEKQPRLFKPKKKKLTQKKKVEKKPTKKVASKKTTKRDENRSFRRK